CAGATCGGCCATGAAGTTCCGGAAGCTGACCGCGTCGGCGGCCTGCATGTCCATGTCGACGTGCAGACGCGTGCGCCCACCGGCCAGCAGGGACAGCGAGATCTGCAGAACCTCGTTGTCCAGTAACTGATGTGATTTGTCGTCACGGATTCGCTCGAGGCGCTCTGCGGCCGCCTCGGCATCGAGGTCGGTCAGGTCGTAGACGGTGACCGGCAGACCGCGGTCGCCGATCCGCTGGGTGCCGTCGGGCAGGATCTCCTGCCGCAACATCGGATGGCGCGCAATGAGTTTCGTTGCCGCCTGCTGGAGTCGCCCCGCATCCACGCCGACGCCGTCGAATTCGACGTACAGATGCGCGGCCACACCACCGAGTTCCTGTTCGCCGTGGCGGCCCACCCACATCGCGTGCGCGATCGGCGCCAGCGGGAAGGGGGCGTCGGGGTCGGCGTCCCCACCATCGGGGGGCCCCGAATCCGGGGCGGGTGCCGCGGGGGCATGCTCGGCCACCAGTTCCTGCCAGGCGGCCACCGTGGGGTTGGCGGCCAGCGCGGCGAAACCGACCGCGATGCCCTGCTTCCGCCAGCGCCCCGACAGCGACATCATCCGGATGGAGTCGAGTCCGGAGGCGATGAGGTCAGCGTCGGGGTCCAGCTCATCCGGCGCGATCCCGAGCAGTTCAGCCACCTCGGCGCGCACCGTGTCTGATGTCGTCGCAGCGACGCCCACTCTGGTTCCTCCGAAGATTTAGTACAGGCTCCCCTAACTCAGGTGAGGCTACCTTATATTCGTATTTGCATTACACCTACCCAGAGGGACGGTTTCTCCAGCATGAGCACGGCTTTTCCGCAGGAACGCGGCGATCTGAACAGCGGTTTCGTCCCGTTCCCCGCCGATCGCGCTGCCATCTACCGGCAGGCGGGCTACTGGACCGACAAACCGCTGGACTCCATTCTCAGCAACGGCGCGGAAAAATGGCCCGACACCGCCGCAATCATCGACGCCGAGCGCCGATATACCTTCGCCGAACTGGACTCGCTGGCCGACCTGGTCGCCGCCCGTCTGCATGCCCTGGGCCTGCGCGCCGGCGACCGGGTACTGCTGCAGTTACCCAACAGCACCCAGTTCGCCGTCGCCTTCTTCGGCCTGCTGCGGGCGGGCGTGGTACCGGTGATGTGCCTGTTCGGGCACCGCTCGGCAGAACTGCGCCACTTCGCCGCCGTCAGCGGTGCTGTCGGACTCATAATCACCGATACGGCAGCCGGTTTCGACTTCCGTGAAATGGCCGCGGCGCTGCAGCAGGAGCATCCCGCGCTGCGTCACGTCATCGTCGACGGCGATCCCGGCCCGTACCTGCCCTGGTCCACGCTGACCGCACCGCCGAGCGAGGGCGAGGTCGCCGCGCCGCCGGCCCGGGAGAACTTCGATGCCGCCGCCCCGGCGCTGCTGCTGGTCTCCGGCGGCACCACCGGGCTGCCGAAGCTGATCGCGCGGACCCACAACGACTACCTGTACACCGCGGTCGCCTCGGCCCAGACCTACCTGATGACCGGCGCGGACACCTACCTCGTGGCGCTGCCGGCCGGGCACAACTTCCCGCTGGCCTGCCCGGGCCTGCTCGGCTCGATGACCGTCGGCGCCCCCACCGTCTTCACCGCCGACCCCAGTCCGGAGAACGCGTTCGGCCTCATCGACAAGCACAAGGTGACGGTGACCGGGCTGGTCAACGCGCTGGCCAAGGTGTGGTCGCAGGCCTGCGACTGGGAGCCGGTGCTACCCACGTCGCTGCGCGTGGTCCAGGTCGGCGGCTCCCGGATGACCGCCGAGGAAGCCAGGTTCATCCTCGACAACCTGACCCCCGGGCTGAGCCAGATCTTCGGCATGGCCGAGGGCATGCTGAACTTCACCCGCCCCGGCGACCCGGTCGAGGTGCTTCTGCACACCCAGGGCCGGCCGATGTCCGACCTGGACGAGATGCGGGTGGTCGACGAACACGGCGCCGATGTGGCGCCCGGCGAAGAGGGCGAACTGCTGGTGCGGGGGCCCTACACCATCAACGGGTACTACCGCGCCGAAGAGGCCAACGCGCGCTCGTTCAGCCCGGACGGCTACTACCGCTCCGGTGACCGGGTGCGTATCTTCGCCGACGGTCCGCTGGCCGGCTATGTCGAGGTGACCGGCCGGATCAAGGATGTGATCCACCGGGGTGGCGAAACCGTGTCGGCGTCGGATCTGGAAGAGCACCTGTTCGCCCACCCGGACATCTACGCCGCGGCCGCGGTCGCCATGCCCGACGAGTATCTGGGCGAGAAGATCTGTGCCGCAGTCGTTTTCTCGGGCAAGCCGCTGACCCTGGCCGAACTCAACGGTTTCCTGGACGCCCGCGGGGTGTCCGCGCACACCAAGCCCGACATGCTCGCCGCGCTGCCGGCATTGCCGAAGACCGCCGTCGGCAAGGTCGACAAGTCGCAGATCATCGAGTTGCTGAGGTCGTCATGACGGCTGATCCGTTCATGCAGTTGAAATCTCGGTCCCCGGTGTGTGCAGAGGCACAGAACGTAGACCTCCGTCGGCAGTCGCCACATGCCACGATCCGTGTAAACGCAACTCATGCGGCGCCGCCGGCCGCGCGCAGAACCGATGATGTGAAGAGGATCCGCAGCCGTGACGCTTAACGGGAGTACCGCCGGGCAGCAGGAACCCACCCTGGAACCGATCGCCATCATCGGCATCGGCTGCCGGCTGGCCGGCGATATCGACACCCCGGCCGATTTCTGGCGGTTCCTGCTCGACGGCGGCAGCGCGGTCGGCGAAGTCCCCGCCGAGCGGTGGGAGCCGTACCTGCGCAGGGATCCCCGCAACGCGGCCATCCTCGACGCCACCACCCGAAGGGGCAGCTTCCTGTCCGATCTGCCCGGCTTCGACGCGGAGTTCTTCGGGGTGTCCCCGCGCGAGGCCGAACTGATGGACCCGCAGCAGCGCCTCGCGCTGGAGGTGAGCTGGCAGGCGCTGGAGGACGCCGGCGTGCCGCCCCGCGGCCTGGCCGGCAGCGACACCGCGGTGTTGATGGGGGTCAACTCCGACGATTACGGCAAGCTCGTGATGGAGGACCTGCCCGGCATCGAGGCCTGGACCGGTATCGGTACCGCGCTGTGCGGGATCGCCAACCGGGTGTCGCACCTGCTCGATCTGCGCGGCCCCAGCGTGGCGCTGGACGCCGCGTGCGCGGCCTCCCTGGTCGCCGTCCATCAGGCCTGTCAGCTGTTACGCGCCGGTGAAACCTCGCTGGCGCTGGCCGGCGGGGTCAGCGCGCTCATCGGCCCCGGCCTGACCCGGGTGCTCGATGTCGCCGGGGCCACCGCCGCGGACGGCCGGTGTAAATCCTTCGACGACTCCGCCGACGGATACGGGCGCGGTGAGGGTGCGGCCGTGGTGGTCCTCAAGCGGCTCGCCGACGCCCAGCGCGACAACGACCGGGTGCTGGCCATCGTCCGGGGCGGCGCGGTCGCCCAGGACGGCAAGACCGTCGGCATCATGTCCCCCAACGGCGCCGCGCAGGAACAGATGTTCCGGCGCACCTGCGACACCGCCGGCATCGACCCGGCCGGCGTCGACTTCGTCGAGGCGCACGGCACCGGCACCCCGACCGGCGACCCGGTCGAACTGAACGCGCTGTCGGCGGTCTACGGCGTGGGCCGACCCGCCGACCGACCCTGCCTGGTGGGTTCGGTCAAACCGAACACCGGTCACCTCGAGGGCGGCGCCGGGGTGGTCGGACTGGTGAAGGCCACCCTGGCGCTGCATCACGAGGCGATTCCGCCGACCGCCGGTGTGCGGACGCCGACCACCGCGGTGGACTGGAGCACCAACGGCCTGCGGGTGAACACCGAGACCGAGAGCTGGCCCCGCGGCCCGCGGCCGCGCCGCGCCGCGGTGTGCAGCTACGGCTACGGCGGCACCATCGCGCACGTCCTGCTCGAGGAGGCTCCGGCACCGGTCCCCGCACCGGCCGAGAAGCCGATCGAGCATCCCGACGAGCAGCCGAAAACTTCGGTCTACCAAGTGGTTCCGGTGTCCGGCCGGTCCCAGTCCCGGCTGGCGGCCAACGCCGAGGCGCTCGCCGATCACCTGCGCTCCGCACACGATGAGCTCTCCGATGTGGCGGCCACGTTGTGGTCGCGGCGTTCGCACGAACCGGTGCGCGCGGCGATCGTCGCCGAGGACCACAAGGAACTCGTCGTCGGCCTGGACGCGCTGGCAGCCGGTGAGCGCAACTCCTCGGTGGCCACCGGTTCGGTGGTCCCCGGCGCCGCCGACGGTGCGGTCTGGGTGTGTTCCGGACACGGTTCGCACTGGGTGGGCATGGGCGCCGAACTCCTGCGCGAGGAACCGGCGTTCGCCGCCGTCATCGACGCCATCGACCCGGTATTCGGCGCCGAACTCGGCTTCTCCGCCCGCGCGGCACTGGCCGACGGCGAGCACGGCGGCACCGACCAGGTGCAGGCACTGACCTTCGCGATGCAGGTCGGTCTGGCCGCGGTGCTGCGATCCCGGGGCGCGGCGCCGGCCGCGGTGATCGGCCATTCCGTCGGCGAGGTCGCCGCGTGCGTCATCGCCGGGGTCTTCGATCTGACCGAGGGCGCCAAGGTGGCCTGCTACCGCGCCCGCGGATTCCGGGCGGTGCAGGGCAAGGGCGCCATGGCCCTGGTCGCGCTGTCCTTCGCCGAGACCGAGCAGCGCCTGGCCGGCCGCACCGATGTGGTCGCCGCGATCAGCGCCGCACCGTCCTCGACCGTCATCTCCGGCACCGCCGACGAGGTGCGGGCGCTGACCGCCGACTGGGCGGCGGCCGGGACCGTCGTCCGCGCGGTGAACACCGATGTCGCCTTCCACAGCCCCGCGATGGACGGGCTGACGGCCGAGCTGGCCCGCCTGACCGGGACGCTGCACCCGCAGCCGCCCACCATCCCGCTCTACAGCACCGCGCTGGCCGATCCCCGGTCGGCCGCGCTGCGCGGACCGGACTACTGGGTGGCCAACCTGCGTGGCCGGGTCCGGTTCGCCGAGGCCGTCACCGCCGCGGCCGAGGACGGTCACCGGCTGTACCTGGAGATCGCCGCGCACCCGGTGGTCTCCCACTCCATTGTCGAGACCTTGTCGCACAACGGAATCGACGATTACGCCGTGCTGCCGCTGCACCGCCGCAACATGCCGGAGGTGCGCTCGGTCACCACCGCGATCGCCGCACTGCACTGCCACGGCGCACCGGTCGCACTCGGCCCGGCCCAGTCGGGCTGGGCCCACGATCTGCCCGGCACGCAGTGGCAGCATCGCCGGTTCTGGCGTACCCCCGCCGCGCCTCCCGGTGGTGGCGCCGTGCACGATCCGCAGACCAACACGTTGCTGGGCGGCCGGCTCGAGGTGACCGGGGCGGTGCCGGCCGAGGTGTGGCAGACCCAGCTCGACATGGCCACCCGGCCCTACCCGGGCGATCACCCCGTGCAGGGCACCGAGATCATCCCGGCCGCGGTGCTGCTCAACACCTTCCTGACCGCGACCGGCGGCGACCTTTCTGACGTGCGGCTGCGCACCCCGGTCGCACCCGGGCGGGCGCGCGCGGTGCAGGTCGTGCTGCAGGACCGCGCGCTGGCCCTGTCGACCCGCATCCAGGACGACGGTGCCACCGGCGAACCCGACCGCGGTGGCTGGCTCACGCACTGCACCGCGGGTGCGGCCGCCCCGGCGCCGCTGCCGGCCGCGTGGGACACCGATGCCGTGCGGGCCCGCTGCACCGAGGTGCTGCCGAACGGACATGTGGTGGACACACTTGCCGAGCTGGGCGTCGCGGCCATGGGATTCCCTTGGGAAATCACAGAACTGCGGCGTGGAGACGGCGAAATGCTGGCCGTGGTGCGCGCCGAACCGGACGGCTCGGCACCGGCCACCTGGGCCGGTCTGCTGGATGCCGCGACGTCGGCCGCCTCCATCGTGTTCGACAGCCCGCTGCGGCTGCGGATGCCGGCCCGGATCGACCGGGTGTCGCTGCGCGGTACGCCGGTGCCGTTCGCGGTCATGCACATTCGGCGCGGCACCGGCAGCACCATCGCGGATGTGACGATCACCGACGCGCACGGCTCGGTGGTCGGCTTCATCGGCGGCATGTTCTTCGATCAGTTGGAGAACCCCGGCGGCAACGATGTCGCCCGGATGATCCAGCAGCTGGCCTGGCATCCGACCCCGTGGCAGGACGGCCGGCGGGCTGGGGGCACCTCCCGCTCGCGGGGGCGAGCGCAGCGACCCGGGGAATCGGCACAGCCGGCGCAGGTGATCCTGGTCGGCGGGGACGCCGAGACATTGGCCTGGTGCATGCGCGATCTCGCGGCCGCCGATGTGGATCACCGGTTGTGCAAGACCCCCGAGGAGATCCCGGCCGCCCTGGCTCGGGACGCGGTGGTGTTGGTGTTGCCCCGCGCCGGGGACGCCCCGGCCGACGCCGTCGGCCTGGTGCACCAGACGCTGACCACGTTGCTCGAACGGGCCGCCTCGGCGCACCTGTGGGCGCTGACCCGCGGCGTCTACGAGGGCAGCGAGATCGGCGGCTCCCCACTGTGGGGGTACTCCCGGATCGCCGCCGCCGAACACCCCGGCCTGTGGGGCGGCGTCATCGACGTCGCCGACGACAGCCTGCCCGTCGGGGTGCTGGCCGCACTCGGCGGACACGGCGTGGTGGTGGTCCGTGACGACATCGCGCTGACCGCACGACTGGCCCCCGCCGAGACCACCCGCAGCGCGGCGCTGACCTGCTCGCCGGCCGGCACCTACCTGATCACCGGCGGCACCGGAGCGCTCGGCGTGCGGGTCGCCGCGCGGCTGGCCGATCTGGGCGCGCGCCGCATCGTGCTGCTGTCCCGCAGCGGTATCCCGAACCGGGCGGACTGGCAACCCGACGAGGAGCCGGTCCGCACCATCGTGGTGCTGGAGGAACGCGGCGTGTCGGTGCGGGTGGCCGCGGTCGACATCGCCGCCCCCGGCGCGGCCGACGACCTGCGGGCCGCGCTGGCCGACCTGCCCCCGGTGCGCGGTGTCGTGCACGCCGCCGGAGTGGAGGCCGGGGCGCTGCTGGCCGGCACCACCGCCGAGGATTTCGCGGCTGCCATGCGCCCGAAGGTGGACGGCACGCTGACCCTGCACGAGATGTTCCCGCCGGGAGAACTGGACTGGCTGGTGCTGTTCTCCTCCTGCGGATACCTGGCGGGATTCCCCGGCCAGGGCGCCTACGCGTGCGCGAACGCGTTCCTGGACGCGTTCGCCCAGCATCGGCGCGGCCTCGGCGACCGCACCACCGCGGTGGCCTGGACCGCCTGGCGTGGTCTCGGAATGGGTTCTGCCTCAAGCTTTGTCGCCGCGCAACTCAGCGCGCTGGGGATGGGCACCGTCGGCGCCGACGACGCGATGCGGGCGCTGGATCTCGCGGTGCGCGCCGATCAGCCGCACATCGTGGTGCTGCCGGTGACCCCGGACGCCGCGTCGGTGCCGATGCTGGCCGATATCGCGCCACGCGAGGACGACGATGCCGACGGTTCGGGCCTGACCGGTTTGCCGGTGCCGCCCGGGCGCGAGGACGTGGACATCGCGGACTGGGTCGGCGATCTGGTGGTGGCCACCGTGGCGGCCGAACTCGGCCTCGCCGAGGACGGGGTGGACCCGCGGCTGCCGCTGGCCGAGATCGGCGTGGACTCGATCATGACCGTCGCGCTGCGCAAGCAGCTGGAGCGCAAGACCGGGCTGGCGCTGCCCCCGACGCTGCTGTGGGAGCATCCGACCGCATCCGCGGTCGCCTCCCGGATCGTGGAATTGCTGTCCCCGCACGATCATTCGGCGCAGGACGAGGTGAGCGCGGAGGTCGGGGCGGGGTGTTCCTGAGCGGCTACCGGTAAAGCGCTCAGTCCTCGAGCAGGTCGCGCACCACCGCGTCGGCCAGCAACCGGCCCCGGTCGGTGAGCACCAGCCGGCCGGCGCTGGCGTGCACCAGGCCGTCGGACAGCGCCACCTGGGCGCGGCGCTGCTCGTGCTCGGTCAGCACGGCCCGGGGCAGACCGCTGCGCAGGCGCATCCGCAGCATCACGTCCTCGATGTGGCGGGCGGTGTCGTCGAGATCCTCGGAATCGGCCACCGGTAGCCGGCGTTCGGCGAGAGCCTGCGCATAGGCGTTGGGGTGCTTGACATTCCACCA
This region of Mycolicibacterium diernhoferi genomic DNA includes:
- a CDS encoding (2,3-dihydroxybenzoyl)adenylate synthase produces the protein MSTAFPQERGDLNSGFVPFPADRAAIYRQAGYWTDKPLDSILSNGAEKWPDTAAIIDAERRYTFAELDSLADLVAARLHALGLRAGDRVLLQLPNSTQFAVAFFGLLRAGVVPVMCLFGHRSAELRHFAAVSGAVGLIITDTAAGFDFREMAAALQQEHPALRHVIVDGDPGPYLPWSTLTAPPSEGEVAAPPARENFDAAAPALLLVSGGTTGLPKLIARTHNDYLYTAVASAQTYLMTGADTYLVALPAGHNFPLACPGLLGSMTVGAPTVFTADPSPENAFGLIDKHKVTVTGLVNALAKVWSQACDWEPVLPTSLRVVQVGGSRMTAEEARFILDNLTPGLSQIFGMAEGMLNFTRPGDPVEVLLHTQGRPMSDLDEMRVVDEHGADVAPGEEGELLVRGPYTINGYYRAEEANARSFSPDGYYRSGDRVRIFADGPLAGYVEVTGRIKDVIHRGGETVSASDLEEHLFAHPDIYAAAAVAMPDEYLGEKICAAVVFSGKPLTLAELNGFLDARGVSAHTKPDMLAALPALPKTAVGKVDKSQIIELLRSS
- a CDS encoding type I polyketide synthase translates to MTLNGSTAGQQEPTLEPIAIIGIGCRLAGDIDTPADFWRFLLDGGSAVGEVPAERWEPYLRRDPRNAAILDATTRRGSFLSDLPGFDAEFFGVSPREAELMDPQQRLALEVSWQALEDAGVPPRGLAGSDTAVLMGVNSDDYGKLVMEDLPGIEAWTGIGTALCGIANRVSHLLDLRGPSVALDAACAASLVAVHQACQLLRAGETSLALAGGVSALIGPGLTRVLDVAGATAADGRCKSFDDSADGYGRGEGAAVVVLKRLADAQRDNDRVLAIVRGGAVAQDGKTVGIMSPNGAAQEQMFRRTCDTAGIDPAGVDFVEAHGTGTPTGDPVELNALSAVYGVGRPADRPCLVGSVKPNTGHLEGGAGVVGLVKATLALHHEAIPPTAGVRTPTTAVDWSTNGLRVNTETESWPRGPRPRRAAVCSYGYGGTIAHVLLEEAPAPVPAPAEKPIEHPDEQPKTSVYQVVPVSGRSQSRLAANAEALADHLRSAHDELSDVAATLWSRRSHEPVRAAIVAEDHKELVVGLDALAAGERNSSVATGSVVPGAADGAVWVCSGHGSHWVGMGAELLREEPAFAAVIDAIDPVFGAELGFSARAALADGEHGGTDQVQALTFAMQVGLAAVLRSRGAAPAAVIGHSVGEVAACVIAGVFDLTEGAKVACYRARGFRAVQGKGAMALVALSFAETEQRLAGRTDVVAAISAAPSSTVISGTADEVRALTADWAAAGTVVRAVNTDVAFHSPAMDGLTAELARLTGTLHPQPPTIPLYSTALADPRSAALRGPDYWVANLRGRVRFAEAVTAAAEDGHRLYLEIAAHPVVSHSIVETLSHNGIDDYAVLPLHRRNMPEVRSVTTAIAALHCHGAPVALGPAQSGWAHDLPGTQWQHRRFWRTPAAPPGGGAVHDPQTNTLLGGRLEVTGAVPAEVWQTQLDMATRPYPGDHPVQGTEIIPAAVLLNTFLTATGGDLSDVRLRTPVAPGRARAVQVVLQDRALALSTRIQDDGATGEPDRGGWLTHCTAGAAAPAPLPAAWDTDAVRARCTEVLPNGHVVDTLAELGVAAMGFPWEITELRRGDGEMLAVVRAEPDGSAPATWAGLLDAATSAASIVFDSPLRLRMPARIDRVSLRGTPVPFAVMHIRRGTGSTIADVTITDAHGSVVGFIGGMFFDQLENPGGNDVARMIQQLAWHPTPWQDGRRAGGTSRSRGRAQRPGESAQPAQVILVGGDAETLAWCMRDLAAADVDHRLCKTPEEIPAALARDAVVLVLPRAGDAPADAVGLVHQTLTTLLERAASAHLWALTRGVYEGSEIGGSPLWGYSRIAAAEHPGLWGGVIDVADDSLPVGVLAALGGHGVVVVRDDIALTARLAPAETTRSAALTCSPAGTYLITGGTGALGVRVAARLADLGARRIVLLSRSGIPNRADWQPDEEPVRTIVVLEERGVSVRVAAVDIAAPGAADDLRAALADLPPVRGVVHAAGVEAGALLAGTTAEDFAAAMRPKVDGTLTLHEMFPPGELDWLVLFSSCGYLAGFPGQGAYACANAFLDAFAQHRRGLGDRTTAVAWTAWRGLGMGSASSFVAAQLSALGMGTVGADDAMRALDLAVRADQPHIVVLPVTPDAASVPMLADIAPREDDDADGSGLTGLPVPPGREDVDIADWVGDLVVATVAAELGLAEDGVDPRLPLAEIGVDSIMTVALRKQLERKTGLALPPTLLWEHPTASAVASRIVELLSPHDHSAQDEVSAEVGAGCS